TCGCCGCACCAGTACCCTTGTGCTTTTAGCACTTCTTTTATCTTTGCAAAAAATTCTAAAGAGTGCGCACAAGAATAAAACACCTCTGGCGTTGTACCAATAATCTCCTCAAGGCTAAAGCCTGAAATTTTAACAAAAGCCGCATTAGCGTCGATAATCACCCCTTTAGCATCGGTAATGAGAATCCCCTCACGCGCGTGGGTAAAGACGCTTGCAGCGAGCTGTTGGCGCATAATGGCTTCTTTGCGCTCAGTAATATCGATGTCGATGCAAAAAAACTCTGGGTTTTGCTGAGGGATTTTCACCACAGCATGGCTAGAAAACACTTCTACCTTAGCGCCATTTTTGTGGCACAATGTAAGCTCCGAAGAGGGAATAGCCTGCCCCGTTTTGGCCATGGTTTTAAGGGCGTCTTTTACCTCTTTCTTCATTGATAAGGGAATGATAAGCTCAAGGAGGTTTTTCCCTAACGCTTCTTCTTGGGTGTAACCATAAAAATGCTCCGAAGCTTTGTTCCAGTACTGGACCACTCCTTTCATACTGTACCCTTGGATTGCCACAAAAGGAATGTTTTGAAAAAGCTCCCTAAAGCGCGCTTCGCTTTGTGCAAGCGCGGCTTGTGTCTGTTTTTGCGCCGCAAGGCTTTCTTCAATGCACGGGCTCTTGGTCATATCGCGCAGTAGCAATAGCACTTTTGAGGGGCTATCGGTACTTAAAAATCCCACCTGAAGCCTTTTGGTTGTCCCTTTAGCATCACAAGCTTCAAGACACAAACGCTCTTGCTTTTGACAGGCATTAGCCAGCACATCCACAGACAAATGAGAAGAAAATGAGGGCACAAAAGTCTGAAATGTCATGGAAAAAAGTGTGTCGGAGCCAAAAAGTGAAAAAGCAGAAAGGTTAGCATCAATGATTTTGCCACTGTGGGATTCTATCAACACCATAGCCAAATCACTACGGCGAAAATAGTCCATAACCGATGGAGCGAGGGTTTGCAACTGCATGGGATCCCCTTCCCTATTTAAAGCAGGCAGATACATGTAATAAGTCCAGGTTAATACTAATCCAAAGCCTCTTACAGCTCCCTTATATGGCACAAAAGTGCCTCTATTTCTCAAGCACACCGTCCATGAGTGGCTTACATGTAAAACATTAAACTGCCCCTTTAGCACAAACATGGTATAACTTCGGCTTTGATTTTTTACTAAAGGGCAAAGATGAATCCAGTGGTAATTGCCGTGTTGGTGATGTTGGTGTTGAGTTTGTTGCGCATAAATGTAGTCATCGCGCTTGTGATTGGCGCGTTGGCGGGGGGCATGTTGGCGGGTCTTGGGGTGCTTGGAAGCATCGAAGCCTTTAATGGCGGGCTTGGCGGGGGTGCGACTATTGCGCTCAGTTACGCCATGTTGGGTGCTTTTGCGGTAGCCATTTCCCGCTCAGGCATCACCGATGTGTTGGCGCAAAAAGTCATCAAAAGCCTTGGCAAAGAGGCCACAGCGTTACAACAGCTGTATTTTAAAGGGGTGCTCTTGGGCATCATCTTGCTCGCGGCCGTCTCTTCGCAAAACCTCATCCCTGTACACATCGCGTTTATCCCCATCCTCATCCCGCCACTCTTGCACACCATGGCGACCTTGAAACTTGACCGCCGCTTGGTGGCGTGTACGCTGGCCTTTGGCTTGACGGCTACGTATATGCTTTTGCCTGTGGGCTTCGGGGGTATTTTTCTCAACAACATTTTGCTCAAAAACATCGTAGAAAACGGCGTACAGGTCACCACGGCGCAACTGCCCGTAGGCATGGCCATCCCTGTGTTTGGGATGTTTTTGGGGCTACTGGTAGCGGGTTTGGTGAGCTACCGCAAACCCCGCGAATATTCTTTGGAACAGC
The nucleotide sequence above comes from Sulfurospirillum tamanense. Encoded proteins:
- a CDS encoding sensor domain-containing protein is translated as MQLQTLAPSVMDYFRRSDLAMVLIESHSGKIIDANLSAFSLFGSDTLFSMTFQTFVPSFSSHLSVDVLANACQKQERLCLEACDAKGTTKRLQVGFLSTDSPSKVLLLLRDMTKSPCIEESLAAQKQTQAALAQSEARFRELFQNIPFVAIQGYSMKGVVQYWNKASEHFYGYTQEEALGKNLLELIIPLSMKKEVKDALKTMAKTGQAIPSSELTLCHKNGAKVEVFSSHAVVKIPQQNPEFFCIDIDITERKEAIMRQQLAASVFTHAREGILITDAKGVIIDANAAFVKISGFSLEEIIGTTPEVFYSCAHSLEFFAKIKEVLKAQGYWCGEVWSQHKNGTVYPRLLTLSAVRDTKGVVQHYVALYADISHIKAHEQALEKAAYYDYLTDLPNRAFLMEKLTTAIAKAQEEQALMGVMYIDLDGFKAINDIYGHAVGDEILKIISKRLQAQLRQGDTLARLGGDEFVAILEALKTPKEYKQTAQRLLEAAKQPLHVKDLALELSVSIGVALYPLGAQTAQELLRRADHAMYLAKETGKNRCVCD
- a CDS encoding Na+/H+ antiporter family protein, encoding MNPVVIAVLVMLVLSLLRINVVIALVIGALAGGMLAGLGVLGSIEAFNGGLGGGATIALSYAMLGAFAVAISRSGITDVLAQKVIKSLGKEATALQQLYFKGVLLGIILLAAVSSQNLIPVHIAFIPILIPPLLHTMATLKLDRRLVACTLAFGLTATYMLLPVGFGGIFLNNILLKNIVENGVQVTTAQLPVGMAIPVFGMFLGLLVAGLVSYRKPREYSLEQLLAAEPESVEIKPLFLVAAVGAIVLALWLQLYSDSIILGALAGLAVFVAFGVVKPDQTQDVFARGIGMMGMIGFIMIAASGFAEVMKATGGVGTLVSFVSETIGQNRSLAALLMLVVGLLITMGIGSSFSTIPIIAAIYVPMCMEFGFSPLATIALVGTAAALGDAGSPASDTTLGPTSGLNIDGQHDHIWDTVVPTFIHFNIPLILFGWVAAMVL